A single genomic interval of Calypte anna isolate BGI_N300 chromosome 3, bCalAnn1_v1.p, whole genome shotgun sequence harbors:
- the CRLS1 gene encoding cardiolipin synthase (CMP-forming) isoform X4 has product MARMGLAPVLGYLIVEENFDVALGVFVLAGVTDLLDGFIARNWANQKSALGSALDPLADKILISVLYVSLSCANLIPVSLTSMIILRDVALIAAVFYVRYKTLSPPRTLSRYFNPCYATAQLKPTFISKMNTAVQLVLVAASLAAPVFNYVDSMYLQTLWCITALTTVTSAYSYYHYGRKTVQVINNK; this is encoded by the exons ATGGCAAGAATGGGTTTGGCGCCAGTTTTAGGCTATCTGATTGTTGAGGAAAACTTCGATGTTGCACTAGGTGTCTTTGTTTTGGCTGGCGTAACGGATCTG TTGGATGGATTTATTGCACGAAACTGGGCTAATCAGAAATCAGCTTTGGGAAGTGCTCTTGATCCTCTGGCTGATAAAATTCTCATCAGTGTGCTCTATGTAAGCCTAAGTTGTGCAAATCTTATCCCAG TTTCACTTACTTCCATGATAATTCTGAGGGATGTAGCGCtcattgctgctgttttctaTGTGCGATACAAAACTCTTTCTCCACCA AGGACCCTCAGTAGGTATTTTAACCCCTGTTACGCTACTGCCCAACTAAAACCAACATTCATTAGCAAG ATGAATACAGCGGTTCAGCTAGTTTTGGTGGCAGCTTCTTTAGCAGCTCCTGTGTTCAATTATGTGGACAGCATGTATCTGCAGACTTTATG GTGCATCACAGCTCTGACCACGGTAACCTCTGCGTACAGCTATTACCATTATGGCCGAAAAACGGTTCAGGTGATAAATAACAAATGA
- the CRLS1 gene encoding cardiolipin synthase (CMP-forming) isoform X1, translating into MTAKLPGKRGLFGSLRWRYVRLLKAELAFCSACVSCANESLSRLSGEFNLKYENPWTIPNILSMARMGLAPVLGYLIVEENFDVALGVFVLAGVTDLLDGFIARNWANQKSALGSALDPLADKILISVLYVSLSCANLIPVSLTSMIILRDVALIAAVFYVRYKTLSPPRTLSRYFNPCYATAQLKPTFISKMNTAVQLVLVAASLAAPVFNYVDSMYLQTLWCITALTTVTSAYSYYHYGRKTVQVINNK; encoded by the exons ATGACCGCCAAACTTCCAGGCAAACGCGGGCTTTTTGGGTCTCTTCGGTGGCGATATGTTCGCCTTCTGAAGGCCGAGTTAGCGTTTTGTAGTGCCTGCGTGTCTTGTGCAAACGAGAGCTTATCGCGGCTTTCTGGCGAGTTCAACTTAAAA TATGAAAACCCCTGGACGATCCCCAATATACTGTCAATGGCAAGAATGGGTTTGGCGCCAGTTTTAGGCTATCTGATTGTTGAGGAAAACTTCGATGTTGCACTAGGTGTCTTTGTTTTGGCTGGCGTAACGGATCTG TTGGATGGATTTATTGCACGAAACTGGGCTAATCAGAAATCAGCTTTGGGAAGTGCTCTTGATCCTCTGGCTGATAAAATTCTCATCAGTGTGCTCTATGTAAGCCTAAGTTGTGCAAATCTTATCCCAG TTTCACTTACTTCCATGATAATTCTGAGGGATGTAGCGCtcattgctgctgttttctaTGTGCGATACAAAACTCTTTCTCCACCA AGGACCCTCAGTAGGTATTTTAACCCCTGTTACGCTACTGCCCAACTAAAACCAACATTCATTAGCAAG ATGAATACAGCGGTTCAGCTAGTTTTGGTGGCAGCTTCTTTAGCAGCTCCTGTGTTCAATTATGTGGACAGCATGTATCTGCAGACTTTATG GTGCATCACAGCTCTGACCACGGTAACCTCTGCGTACAGCTATTACCATTATGGCCGAAAAACGGTTCAGGTGATAAATAACAAATGA
- the COMMD1 gene encoding COMM domain-containing protein 1 isoform X2, with protein MAAPEQQPPPPEGSKLLSGLLSGIAQTTYYGNADITEELLRGQLYPEAAPEEFRALRAKMGGLLQSIASADMDLNQLEAFLTAQTKKQGGITSDQAAVIAKFWKNHRVKIHESLISQSRWDNVLKNMNWRVDLKSQSRHVDQINTPVAIVEMELGRNGKVGPCERVITV; from the exons ATGGCGGCTCCGGAGCAGCAGCCGCCGCCACCCGAGGGTTCCAAGCTGCTGAGCGGGCTTCTCAGCGGCATCGCGCAGACAACCTACTACGGCAATGCGGACATCACGGAAGAGCTGCTGCGCGGGCAGCTCTACCCTGAGGCGGCGCCGGAGGAGTTCCGCGCCCTGCGCGCCAAGATGGGCGGCCTCCTCCAG TCAATTGCTTCAGCGGATATGGATTTGAATCAGCTGGAGGCTTTTCTCACTGCCCAGACCAAAAAACAAGGTGGCATCACATCCGACCAAGCTGCAGTCATTGCAAAATTTTGGAAGAACCACCGAGTAAAAATCCACGAGAGCCTGATCAGCCAAAGCCGTTGGGATAATGTCTTGAAAAACATGAACTGGCGAGTGGATCTAAAGTCACAGTCAAGACACGTTGATCAGATAAACACTCCTGTTGCAATAGTTGAAATGGAACTGGGAAGAAATGGGAAG
- the CRLS1 gene encoding cardiolipin synthase (CMP-forming) isoform X3 — MTAKLPGKRGLFGSLRWRYVRLLKAELAFCSACVSCANESLSRLSGEFNLKYENPWTIPNILSMARMGLAPVLGYLIVEENFDVALGVFVLAGVTDLLDGFIARNWANQKSALGSALDPLADKILISVLYVSLSCANLIPVSLTSMIILRDVALIAAVFYVRYKTLSPPRTLSRYFNPCYATAQLKPTFISKIIKCTPKETGNWD, encoded by the exons ATGACCGCCAAACTTCCAGGCAAACGCGGGCTTTTTGGGTCTCTTCGGTGGCGATATGTTCGCCTTCTGAAGGCCGAGTTAGCGTTTTGTAGTGCCTGCGTGTCTTGTGCAAACGAGAGCTTATCGCGGCTTTCTGGCGAGTTCAACTTAAAA TATGAAAACCCCTGGACGATCCCCAATATACTGTCAATGGCAAGAATGGGTTTGGCGCCAGTTTTAGGCTATCTGATTGTTGAGGAAAACTTCGATGTTGCACTAGGTGTCTTTGTTTTGGCTGGCGTAACGGATCTG TTGGATGGATTTATTGCACGAAACTGGGCTAATCAGAAATCAGCTTTGGGAAGTGCTCTTGATCCTCTGGCTGATAAAATTCTCATCAGTGTGCTCTATGTAAGCCTAAGTTGTGCAAATCTTATCCCAG TTTCACTTACTTCCATGATAATTCTGAGGGATGTAGCGCtcattgctgctgttttctaTGTGCGATACAAAACTCTTTCTCCACCA AGGACCCTCAGTAGGTATTTTAACCCCTGTTACGCTACTGCCCAACTAAAACCAACATTCATTAGCAAG ataattaaATGTACTCCTAAAGAAACTGGTAATTGGGATTAA
- the CRLS1 gene encoding cardiolipin synthase (CMP-forming) isoform X2 produces the protein MTAKLPGKRGLFGSLRWRYVRLLKAELAFCSACVSCANESLSRLSGEFNLKYENPWTIPNILSMARMGLAPVLGYLIVEENFDVALGVFVLAGVTDLLDGFIARNWANQKSALGSALDPLADKILISVLYVSLSCANLIPVSLTSMIILRDVALIAAVFYVRYKTLSPPRTLSRYFNPCYATAQLKPTFISKVHHSSDHGNLCVQLLPLWPKNGSGDK, from the exons ATGACCGCCAAACTTCCAGGCAAACGCGGGCTTTTTGGGTCTCTTCGGTGGCGATATGTTCGCCTTCTGAAGGCCGAGTTAGCGTTTTGTAGTGCCTGCGTGTCTTGTGCAAACGAGAGCTTATCGCGGCTTTCTGGCGAGTTCAACTTAAAA TATGAAAACCCCTGGACGATCCCCAATATACTGTCAATGGCAAGAATGGGTTTGGCGCCAGTTTTAGGCTATCTGATTGTTGAGGAAAACTTCGATGTTGCACTAGGTGTCTTTGTTTTGGCTGGCGTAACGGATCTG TTGGATGGATTTATTGCACGAAACTGGGCTAATCAGAAATCAGCTTTGGGAAGTGCTCTTGATCCTCTGGCTGATAAAATTCTCATCAGTGTGCTCTATGTAAGCCTAAGTTGTGCAAATCTTATCCCAG TTTCACTTACTTCCATGATAATTCTGAGGGATGTAGCGCtcattgctgctgttttctaTGTGCGATACAAAACTCTTTCTCCACCA AGGACCCTCAGTAGGTATTTTAACCCCTGTTACGCTACTGCCCAACTAAAACCAACATTCATTAGCAAG GTGCATCACAGCTCTGACCACGGTAACCTCTGCGTACAGCTATTACCATTATGGCCGAAAAACGGTTCAGGTGATAAATAA